One Weissella coleopterorum DNA segment encodes these proteins:
- the ftsY gene encoding signal recognition particle-docking protein FtsY translates to MGLFDAIKKAFTGDVVESTNLKPKIEVVTLYPRITADTPFQPKIDKPLVKVERLMPNKLQVKPMVGDLESKVELDVSAVNSAEIMKADVSELNEIEHKEVLPGALASEPIEAGLTDQGDDQDTAVEKSAIQAQEVVTSESNMDEMTQTDETDLDQGLHKTKKSWSQRWNEFMSNFRRVDEDFFDDLEETLIKADVGAETAFKLTDELRNEVKLQNAKSKEAVSKVILQKLIDHYTEQGRDEDASMHFATSGPTVILFVGVNGVGKTTTIGKLAARYKHEGKKVLLAAADTFRAGATQQLQVWGERDGVEVIVGPPKSDPASVVYDGVKAAIAQEADILFVDTAGRLQNNVNLMQELSKMKRIIERELPDQPAEVLLVLDSTTGQNALQQAKLFKDSTDVTGIVLTKLDGTAKGGIVLPIRNELHLPVKWIGLGEQVGDLKPFDANDFAKSLFGPLLEL, encoded by the coding sequence ATGGGATTATTTGATGCAATAAAAAAAGCGTTTACTGGCGATGTTGTAGAATCAACTAATTTAAAGCCAAAAATTGAAGTAGTGACTTTATATCCACGAATCACAGCTGATACACCTTTTCAACCCAAAATTGACAAGCCGCTTGTTAAAGTGGAACGTTTGATGCCAAATAAATTGCAAGTTAAGCCTATGGTGGGGGACTTGGAATCAAAAGTTGAGTTAGATGTTTCAGCAGTAAATTCTGCGGAAATAATGAAAGCTGATGTGAGCGAGTTAAACGAGATAGAGCATAAGGAAGTATTGCCTGGTGCTTTGGCCTCAGAACCGATTGAAGCAGGATTAACCGATCAAGGCGATGATCAGGATACAGCAGTTGAAAAGTCAGCAATTCAGGCACAAGAAGTTGTTACCTCGGAATCCAATATGGATGAAATGACTCAAACAGATGAAACCGACTTAGATCAAGGGTTGCATAAAACGAAGAAATCTTGGAGCCAACGTTGGAATGAATTTATGTCCAATTTTAGGCGTGTCGATGAAGACTTTTTTGATGATCTAGAGGAAACCCTAATTAAGGCCGACGTTGGGGCAGAAACCGCTTTTAAATTGACAGATGAATTACGCAATGAAGTTAAGCTCCAAAATGCTAAAAGTAAGGAAGCTGTTTCCAAAGTTATCCTCCAGAAATTAATTGATCACTATACTGAACAAGGGCGTGATGAAGATGCTTCAATGCACTTTGCCACATCTGGTCCGACGGTTATTTTATTCGTAGGGGTTAATGGTGTTGGTAAAACGACCACGATTGGAAAGTTAGCTGCTCGCTATAAACACGAAGGTAAGAAGGTTTTGTTAGCTGCTGCAGACACTTTCCGAGCGGGAGCGACCCAACAATTACAGGTTTGGGGTGAGCGAGATGGTGTGGAAGTGATTGTTGGACCACCAAAATCAGATCCTGCTTCAGTTGTTTACGATGGAGTCAAGGCTGCAATTGCGCAAGAAGCAGATATTTTATTTGTTGATACGGCTGGACGTTTGCAAAATAATGTGAATTTGATGCAGGAATTATCGAAAATGAAGCGGATTATTGAACGGGAATTACCTGACCAACCGGCTGAAGTCCTCTTAGTTTTGGATTCAACGACGGGGCAAAATGCGTTACAACAGGCCAAATTATTTAAAGATTCAACGGATGTGACGGGAATTGTCTTAACTAAATTAGATGGGACGGCCAAGGGTGGTATTGTATTACCTATTCGAAACGAATTACATTTACCAGTTAAATGGATTGGCTTGGGGGAACAAGTTGGTGATTTGAAACCATTTGATGCAAATGATTTTGCTAAGAGTTTGTTTGGACCATTATTGGAGTTATAG
- a CDS encoding putative DNA-binding protein, with product MELEKSTRLNILFDFYRSLLTSKQDDYLELYYADDYSLGEIAEEFSVSRQAVYDNLKRSTQLLENYESKLHLYAEYLKRQVAATKIEIYIKQNYQNDQQLINLMEQLITLEED from the coding sequence ATGGAACTAGAAAAAAGCACGCGCCTTAATATTCTATTTGATTTTTATCGTTCGTTATTAACTAGCAAACAAGATGACTATTTAGAGCTATATTATGCTGATGATTATTCATTGGGTGAAATTGCGGAAGAATTTTCAGTTTCACGACAGGCTGTCTATGATAATTTAAAGCGGAGTACTCAGCTACTGGAAAATTATGAGAGTAAGCTACATTTATACGCTGAATACTTAAAAAGACAAGTCGCAGCTACGAAAATTGAGATTTATATTAAACAAAATTATCAAAATGATCAACAATTAATTAATTTAATGGAACAATTAATTACGCTTGAGGAGGATTAA
- the ffh gene encoding signal recognition particle protein translates to MAFEGLTERLQSALSGLRKKGKVTDADLRDTMREIRMALLEADVDYIVVKSFVRDVREKAAGQKVLEGLNPAQQIVKIVNDELTAMMGEQDVPLNRSPKIPTIVMMVGLQGAGKTTTAGKLALKLKQEQNARPLMIAADIYRPAAIDQLETLGQQIDVPVFSMGTDVDPREIVKQGLAKAAELKSDYVFIDAAGRLQIDEELMQELADVKAIAQPDEILLVVDAMTGQNATETATGFNDRLGITGVVLTKLDGDTRGGAALSIRAITNKPIKFVGQGEKMTDLDIFYPERMASRILGMGDLMTLIEKAQKDVDEKKAAEQAEKMRQNTFDFNDFIDQMDQVQNMGPLEDLMKMIPGMANNPALQNMQMDPKQIDHMKAIVLSMTPSEREDPDLINPSRRRRLAAGAGRPIVEVNRMIKQFNQMKGMMSKAMNGNTAQMEQMMGSLQGGGMPNMPGMGGNMGQKMQDMAMKRMARQIKKNKKKRR, encoded by the coding sequence ATGGCATTTGAAGGGTTAACAGAACGATTACAATCTGCATTGAGCGGATTACGAAAAAAAGGTAAAGTTACAGATGCTGATTTACGCGATACAATGCGTGAAATTCGGATGGCATTGTTAGAAGCCGATGTTGATTACATTGTTGTTAAAAGTTTTGTTCGTGATGTTCGTGAAAAAGCGGCAGGTCAAAAAGTTTTAGAGGGCTTAAACCCAGCACAGCAGATTGTTAAAATCGTCAATGATGAATTAACAGCAATGATGGGTGAGCAAGATGTACCTTTAAATCGTTCACCAAAAATACCCACGATCGTTATGATGGTTGGGTTGCAAGGAGCTGGTAAAACGACCACAGCGGGTAAATTAGCTCTGAAACTAAAGCAAGAACAAAATGCACGTCCTTTGATGATTGCGGCCGATATTTATCGACCAGCCGCGATTGATCAATTGGAAACTTTAGGTCAACAAATCGATGTCCCTGTCTTTTCAATGGGAACAGATGTTGATCCCCGTGAAATTGTAAAGCAAGGATTAGCTAAAGCAGCTGAATTGAAATCTGATTACGTCTTTATTGACGCCGCCGGTCGTTTACAAATTGATGAAGAGCTTATGCAAGAATTGGCTGATGTTAAAGCGATTGCTCAACCGGATGAAATTTTGCTGGTGGTTGATGCCATGACTGGTCAAAATGCGACTGAAACGGCCACTGGGTTCAACGATCGATTAGGTATTACTGGAGTAGTTTTGACTAAGCTGGATGGTGATACGCGTGGTGGAGCAGCACTTTCGATCCGTGCGATTACCAATAAGCCCATTAAATTCGTTGGTCAGGGCGAGAAGATGACCGATTTGGACATCTTCTATCCTGAACGAATGGCTTCGCGAATTTTAGGGATGGGTGATTTAATGACCCTGATTGAAAAAGCGCAAAAAGATGTTGATGAGAAAAAAGCGGCTGAACAAGCAGAAAAAATGCGGCAAAACACTTTTGATTTCAACGATTTTATTGACCAAATGGATCAAGTTCAAAATATGGGTCCCTTAGAAGATTTGATGAAAATGATTCCGGGAATGGCAAATAATCCAGCCCTGCAGAATATGCAAATGGATCCTAAGCAGATCGATCATATGAAAGCAATTGTTCTATCAATGACGCCATCTGAACGAGAAGATCCTGATCTAATCAATCCTTCAAGACGTCGCCGCTTAGCAGCAGGAGCTGGCCGCCCGATTGTTGAAGTCAACCGAATGATTAAGCAATTTAACCAAATGAAGGGCATGATGAGCAAAGCCATGAATGGAAATACTGCCCAAATGGAACAGATGATGGGTTCATTACAAGGTGGTGGTATGCCAAATATGCCAGGTATGGGCGGTAACATGGGCCAAAAGATGCAGGACATGGCGATGAAGCGGATGGCGCGACAAATTAAAAAAAATAAGAAAAAGCGTCGTTAA
- the rpsP gene encoding 30S ribosomal protein S16, translating into MAVKIRLKRMGSKKRPFYRVVVADSRSPRDGRFIENVGTYNPLVEPAEVKLNEEVIMGWLNNGAQPSDTVKNLLSEAGIMKKYHEAKFSK; encoded by the coding sequence ATGGCAGTTAAAATTCGTTTAAAGCGCATGGGATCAAAGAAGCGCCCATTCTATCGCGTAGTTGTAGCAGATTCACGTTCACCTCGTGACGGACGTTTCATTGAAAACGTTGGAACTTATAACCCATTGGTTGAACCAGCTGAGGTTAAGTTGAACGAAGAAGTTATCATGGGATGGTTGAATAATGGTGCCCAACCTTCTGATACAGTTAAAAACTTGTTATCAGAAGCTGGAATCATGAAGAAGTACCATGAAGCTAAGTTCTCAAAGTAA
- a CDS encoding DHA2 family efflux MFS transporter permease subunit gives MNHPNQKMSTRDILSIIAAAIMAFIGVLIETSMNVTFPTLISQFKVDLSMVQWVTTGYLLVVSLVIVCSSYIKGRFKERNIFMAGVLFSIIGDLACALAPGFSILLIGRLIQAIGTGIVLPLLFNIILERAPMAKRGVFMGMGGLIVSMAPALGPTFGGIVVNFTSWRYIFWFVLPLMIIGFVLGFAIEQITPLVKQKFDWIRLLLLTIMFTSLTLGFNTVGQSGWLNGKLGLCLIITALAVGIFIAVSNRSKRVLINISIFKNPVFTLALIAYVLIQFSNIGVNFVLPNYAQIAGHATAMIGGMILLPGSLISGLLNPVWGRMYDNLGAKKPILIGNSIFFIAIIIFAVFSLKLSPMMILVYYLIFAIGVTMSFANTMTYALTITGSEKEADANAIFNTLQQFGGSIGTVIASSFLASGAGHSPAAVMQSGTQHVFIFFGILIFINFFLYNFTFKLGHKLMPNL, from the coding sequence ATGAACCATCCAAACCAAAAAATGTCCACCAGAGATATTTTATCAATTATTGCAGCCGCCATTATGGCTTTTATTGGAGTTCTAATTGAAACTTCAATGAACGTCACATTCCCAACTTTAATTAGTCAATTCAAAGTTGATTTATCGATGGTTCAGTGGGTCACAACCGGTTACTTATTAGTCGTTTCACTAGTCATCGTTTGTTCATCTTATATTAAGGGGAGGTTCAAAGAACGCAATATTTTTATGGCTGGTGTTCTTTTTTCAATTATCGGCGATCTTGCTTGCGCACTTGCCCCTGGTTTTTCAATTCTATTGATTGGTCGTTTAATCCAAGCCATTGGAACCGGAATTGTATTACCCTTATTATTTAATATAATTCTTGAGCGTGCTCCTATGGCCAAACGTGGTGTTTTCATGGGCATGGGCGGATTAATTGTTTCAATGGCTCCGGCCTTAGGACCAACTTTTGGTGGAATTGTAGTTAATTTTACTAGTTGGCGGTATATTTTCTGGTTTGTATTACCTCTGATGATCATTGGTTTTGTCCTAGGTTTTGCAATTGAACAAATTACTCCACTTGTTAAGCAAAAATTCGATTGGATTCGCTTATTACTGTTAACGATTATGTTTACGAGTTTAACCCTTGGGTTTAATACCGTGGGGCAATCTGGTTGGTTGAATGGAAAATTAGGTCTTTGTCTTATAATTACTGCCCTTGCAGTAGGAATCTTCATTGCTGTTTCAAATCGCTCTAAGCGCGTTTTAATTAATATTTCAATTTTCAAAAATCCCGTCTTTACCCTAGCTTTAATTGCGTACGTATTAATTCAATTTTCAAATATTGGTGTTAACTTCGTTTTACCAAATTACGCTCAAATTGCTGGTCATGCTACTGCCATGATTGGTGGCATGATCCTATTACCCGGAAGTTTAATTTCTGGACTATTAAATCCCGTCTGGGGTCGAATGTATGATAATTTAGGTGCTAAAAAACCAATCTTAATTGGAAATTCAATTTTCTTTATAGCAATTATCATTTTTGCAGTCTTTAGTCTTAAATTATCACCAATGATGATCTTAGTTTACTACCTAATTTTTGCAATCGGTGTTACGATGTCATTTGCAAATACAATGACCTACGCTCTAACCATTACAGGATCTGAAAAAGAAGCTGACGCCAATGCAATATTTAATACCCTTCAACAATTTGGTGGTTCAATTGGAACTGTGATCGCATCAAGTTTCTTAGCTTCTGGCGCTGGCCATAGTCCGGCTGCTGTAATGCAATCCGGAACACAACACGTCTTTATATTCTTTGGCATCCTAATTTTTATTAATTTTTTCTTGTACAACTTCACATTTAAATTGGGGCATAAATTAATGCCTAATTTATAA
- a CDS encoding MarR family winged helix-turn-helix transcriptional regulator yields MHPELHHDQFQSIGIISRVMRTELNRALKPYGLNDSNYFFIFYIADHPKPSQGDLTRTMFLDHSTIARSVAKLVELGYLKKKLDENDHRTTRLFLTNDGAQLRDKLHEITTTIFDNTFTELSVDENDLLKKLLSKTATHLENTRSEK; encoded by the coding sequence ATGCACCCTGAATTACATCATGATCAATTTCAAAGTATTGGCATTATTAGTCGTGTCATGCGTACGGAACTAAATAGAGCTCTTAAACCTTATGGGTTAAACGATAGCAATTATTTTTTTATCTTTTATATTGCAGATCATCCAAAACCTTCACAGGGTGACTTAACCCGAACGATGTTTTTAGACCATAGCACCATTGCTAGATCCGTTGCTAAACTAGTAGAACTGGGTTATCTAAAAAAAAAACTGGATGAGAATGACCATCGAACGACACGCCTGTTCTTAACAAACGATGGGGCTCAACTTCGAGATAAGCTCCATGAAATCACTACAACTATTTTTGATAATACTTTTACTGAACTTTCAGTTGATGAAAATGATTTATTAAAGAAATTGTTATCAAAAACCGCCACCCATTTAGAAAATACGAGGTCTGAAAAATGA
- a CDS encoding DUF7671 family protein, whose protein sequence is MASKYPTAQLVGVMLQQDVNGRYYAEKSSLYLADFHSWRIGKHTKGKLREPGQIFLTEQNMAVVLVEIKPLSFKDRHEYTVMGRFTGTALPNDQFNIILKNYLNLE, encoded by the coding sequence ATGGCTAGTAAATATCCAACGGCACAACTAGTAGGCGTAATGCTCCAGCAAGATGTAAATGGACGGTATTACGCCGAGAAAAGCAGCTTGTACTTAGCCGATTTCCATAGTTGGCGTATTGGTAAACATACAAAGGGGAAACTACGTGAACCAGGTCAAATTTTTCTGACTGAGCAGAATATGGCGGTGGTACTGGTTGAAATTAAACCACTAAGTTTTAAAGATCGGCATGAGTATACTGTAATGGGGCGGTTTACGGGTACAGCTTTGCCGAATGATCAATTCAATATAATTTTAAAAAATTATTTGAATTTAGAATGA
- the rimM gene encoding ribosome maturation factor RimM (Essential for efficient processing of 16S rRNA) translates to MALYKVGTIVNTHGIKGEVRVIATTDFPAERFVPGNRMVIDQKMNVSVEIATVRKHKQFILLSFKDLQNINFIEKYKGLEIFVDETKVPQLDQNEYFYHDIVGLSIINNENQDVIGTVKEILELPANDVWVIQRKQGSDLLLPFTSQVVQEIDLNNRVAKVNLLEEWVADEN, encoded by the coding sequence ATGGCTTTATATAAAGTAGGTACAATTGTGAATACCCATGGAATCAAAGGCGAAGTACGCGTGATTGCCACTACAGATTTTCCGGCGGAACGTTTTGTTCCGGGCAATCGAATGGTCATTGACCAGAAAATGAATGTATCAGTTGAAATTGCGACTGTTCGAAAACATAAGCAATTTATTTTATTGAGCTTTAAAGATTTGCAAAATATTAATTTCATTGAAAAATATAAGGGATTGGAAATATTTGTGGATGAGACAAAAGTTCCACAGCTCGATCAAAATGAGTATTTTTATCATGACATTGTTGGATTGTCGATCATTAATAATGAAAATCAAGATGTAATTGGAACGGTTAAAGAAATTTTGGAATTACCCGCTAATGATGTTTGGGTGATTCAAAGAAAGCAGGGGTCAGATTTGCTACTACCGTTTACATCACAGGTAGTGCAAGAAATTGACCTGAATAACCGTGTTGCCAAAGTTAATCTATTAGAAGAGTGGGTTGCTGATGAGAATTGA
- the trmD gene encoding tRNA (guanosine(37)-N1)-methyltransferase TrmD: MRIDVLSLFPNMFAPMRESIIGKAIERQLVDFNVVDFRNFTENKHHNVDDVIYGGGQGMLLTPQPIYSAMDYVEQTAGNRGRVILLDPAGRTFDQKMAEELAQEEHLTFIAGHYEGYDERIRDLVTDEISLGDFVLTGGELGSMVIIDATVRLLDEALGDDMSAVDDSFSTGLLEYPQYTRPADFKGKKVPDVLMSGHHAKIAEWRKKEALRRTYLRRPDLLASYELDVDEKKLLTEVKREEN; the protein is encoded by the coding sequence ATGAGAATTGATGTTTTAAGTTTATTTCCTAATATGTTTGCGCCGATGCGTGAATCGATTATTGGTAAGGCGATTGAACGCCAATTAGTGGACTTTAATGTGGTTGATTTCCGAAATTTCACGGAAAATAAACATCATAATGTTGATGATGTTATTTACGGAGGTGGGCAAGGGATGTTGTTAACCCCACAACCAATCTATTCTGCAATGGACTATGTGGAGCAAACTGCTGGAAATCGGGGCCGCGTTATTTTACTTGATCCAGCAGGACGAACTTTTGATCAAAAAATGGCAGAAGAATTAGCGCAGGAAGAGCATTTGACTTTTATTGCTGGTCATTATGAAGGATATGATGAAAGAATCCGTGATTTAGTAACGGATGAAATATCATTAGGTGATTTTGTTTTAACTGGTGGCGAATTGGGCTCGATGGTTATTATCGATGCGACTGTACGCCTTTTGGATGAAGCATTAGGAGATGATATGTCTGCCGTTGATGATTCGTTTTCAACAGGACTATTGGAGTACCCACAATATACACGTCCAGCGGATTTTAAAGGTAAAAAAGTGCCAGATGTTTTGATGAGTGGACATCATGCTAAGATTGCAGAATGGCGTAAAAAAGAGGCCCTTCGTCGTACCTATTTAAGGCGACCAGATTTACTGGCATCGTACGAATTAGATGTCGATGAGAAGAAGTTACTAACTGAAGTTAAACGTGAAGAAAATTAA
- a CDS encoding histidine phosphatase family protein has product MAKVTLYLVRHGQTYFNIYNKLQGWSNSPLTGKGIQNALDTGRRLSDIKFVAAFCSDTTRAEDTAELILAENHKSLLTKAIKSPYFREQFYGSFEGDNMDEVWSKVGSKQNLNSFADIVQQFSIADAKNMMKAADPFHDAENQNEYWTRIQKGFKLIAEQPELHDGDNVLVISHGNTLLSLMEQYGHGQFNLNERPKNGSITKLAFDGQDIEILSYNQ; this is encoded by the coding sequence ATGGCAAAAGTGACATTATATCTTGTTCGACATGGACAAACCTATTTCAATATTTATAATAAACTACAAGGGTGGAGTAATTCACCATTAACCGGTAAAGGAATACAAAATGCATTAGATACCGGACGTAGGCTCTCGGACATTAAATTTGTAGCGGCCTTTTGTTCTGATACAACCCGAGCTGAAGATACGGCCGAATTGATTTTGGCAGAAAATCATAAAAGCTTATTGACAAAAGCAATTAAATCACCATATTTTAGAGAACAATTTTACGGATCTTTTGAAGGCGACAACATGGACGAAGTATGGTCTAAGGTTGGATCAAAGCAGAACTTAAATTCATTTGCAGACATTGTGCAACAATTTTCGATTGCTGATGCAAAAAATATGATGAAGGCGGCTGATCCTTTTCATGACGCCGAAAACCAGAATGAGTATTGGACTAGAATCCAAAAAGGATTTAAATTAATTGCAGAGCAACCTGAACTTCATGATGGGGATAATGTATTAGTAATTAGTCACGGAAATACTTTGTTGAGCTTGATGGAACAGTATGGTCACGGTCAATTTAACCTTAATGAACGACCTAAGAATGGAAGTATTACTAAACTAGCCTTTGATGGGCAAGATATCGAGATACTAAGTTATAATCAATAG
- the uvrC gene encoding excinuclease ABC subunit UvrC produces MASEHIEQKLALLPDLPGSYQMKDLNGKIIYVGKAKSLKNRVRSYFKSEHDGKTAELVRNIADFDFIVTSSEKESLLLEITLIQKYQPYFNIRLKRGTGYPYIKITNERDPQIELVSIVKKDNAQYFGPYPNVYAAQETLHFIQKNYPLRRCSGFQGRPCLYANMGQCLGACWREVPVMEYQTQIKKIQSFLAGNTQTVAKQLREKMDVAADKLEFERAADIRDQLNFIAETVEKQKIISKDGTPRDLFNFYMDKGWLSVQIFFIRQARLLKREKRLFAIVDEPAEELTSFILQFYNRKNTVLPKEILVPDGVDTELISSVLKTEVRTPKRGEKKELMNLAIKNAKIVLDEKFRLMEMNEQKTNGAMQEIADALGINEIHRIEAFDHSHTQGEEIVSAMVVFEDGVPNKQKYRKYKIKSVNHADERAETMEVIRRRYSRLLKEHEKLPDLVLMDGGVIQLNAAREVLEDELGLVDLPVAAMVKNDHHKTADLLKSEGSQHTQLDPKSQGFFLLQRIQDEVHRFVITFHRNLRSKSSLGSKLDEITGIGPKTRQKLLTKYGSLSKIEKASKEELKQLGLSEKVIQALKISLGAIH; encoded by the coding sequence ATGGCATCAGAACATATTGAACAAAAATTAGCTTTATTACCAGACCTACCCGGTTCTTATCAAATGAAAGATTTAAACGGTAAAATCATCTACGTCGGTAAAGCAAAAAGTTTAAAAAATCGAGTGCGTTCATATTTCAAAAGCGAGCATGACGGTAAAACAGCTGAATTAGTTCGAAATATTGCTGATTTTGATTTTATCGTAACTAGCTCTGAAAAGGAGTCGTTACTACTTGAGATTACTTTGATTCAGAAATACCAACCTTATTTTAATATCCGACTTAAGCGTGGGACGGGATATCCCTATATTAAAATTACGAATGAACGGGATCCGCAGATTGAATTAGTCAGCATTGTTAAGAAAGATAATGCTCAATATTTTGGACCATACCCTAACGTTTATGCCGCACAAGAAACGTTACATTTTATTCAAAAGAATTATCCCTTGAGGCGGTGTAGCGGATTTCAAGGGCGCCCATGTTTGTACGCCAACATGGGGCAATGTTTAGGTGCTTGCTGGCGAGAAGTTCCGGTTATGGAATATCAAACTCAAATTAAAAAGATTCAAAGCTTTTTAGCGGGAAATACGCAAACAGTAGCCAAACAGTTACGAGAAAAAATGGACGTGGCCGCTGACAAACTAGAGTTTGAAAGAGCTGCAGATATTCGAGACCAGTTAAACTTTATTGCAGAAACGGTCGAAAAGCAGAAAATTATTTCTAAGGACGGGACTCCACGGGATCTGTTCAATTTTTATATGGATAAGGGATGGTTATCTGTTCAAATTTTCTTTATTCGACAGGCCCGGCTTTTAAAACGAGAAAAACGGTTGTTTGCGATTGTGGATGAGCCAGCTGAAGAGTTAACTAGTTTTATTTTACAGTTTTACAATCGTAAAAATACGGTTTTACCCAAAGAAATATTGGTTCCAGACGGTGTTGATACGGAGTTGATCAGTTCAGTTTTAAAAACAGAAGTCCGAACTCCTAAACGTGGTGAGAAAAAAGAATTAATGAATTTAGCGATTAAGAATGCCAAAATTGTACTTGATGAAAAATTCCGATTAATGGAAATGAATGAGCAAAAAACCAACGGAGCGATGCAAGAAATTGCCGATGCGCTGGGGATTAACGAAATTCATCGGATTGAAGCATTTGATCATTCACATACTCAAGGTGAAGAAATTGTTTCAGCAATGGTTGTTTTTGAAGATGGAGTCCCTAATAAACAAAAATATCGTAAGTATAAAATTAAAAGTGTTAACCATGCAGATGAACGGGCGGAAACAATGGAAGTTATCCGACGCCGTTATTCCAGACTTTTAAAAGAACATGAGAAATTACCTGATTTGGTGCTGATGGATGGTGGCGTGATTCAATTAAATGCAGCCCGGGAAGTTTTGGAGGATGAATTAGGATTAGTTGATCTCCCTGTTGCAGCGATGGTAAAAAATGACCATCATAAGACGGCAGATTTGTTGAAATCTGAGGGAAGTCAGCATACGCAACTAGATCCTAAATCACAAGGATTTTTCCTATTACAAAGAATTCAGGATGAGGTACATCGATTTGTAATAACTTTTCATCGAAATCTACGTTCAAAATCATCTTTGGGTTCAAAGTTGGACGAAATTACAGGAATTGGACCAAAAACAAGACAAAAACTACTAACGAAATATGGTTCTTTAAGTAAGATTGAGAAGGCATCAAAGGAAGAATTAAAGCAATTAGGTCTTTCAGAAAAGGTTATTCAAGCATTGAAAATTTCATTAGGAGCAATTCATTAA